CTGCCATTTGCTGCTTCAGTATATCTGATGTATTCGTATTGAGACATAAATACATCTTCAATCTCTTCAACGTCAATTCCATTCCAACATATATTGACTACATCTTTCCCCAAGATCAAACCGATGCAACCAAAATGTATTCCAAATTTGTCGACAGCAGTTCTCAAACTGCGACAGACTTTTCTCGCTCTCAGTCTGTAACAAATACATGTTCATTTCAGAGTAGCAATGATgttacttttggaaaatttcctcTATTGGTGTCTTATGCAATacgagcattttttgaaaacggatTACCTAAATATAATTATGCCAaagattaattatttttttcaaaatttatttaaaatctgCCCATCAAAACTGGGAGAGGGGAATTAAGAAGATGACTTTCAGCAAtacaatacaaaaatattgaaaatcattGTGGCCTGGGATTTTTTAGTCCACGGCCACCCGGTTTGTTTCCCGATCGATGcaccttttttttatttgagtcACAAGTAGGAGACAATAAGAAAGGGGGAAAATATAACAGAGTGGAGAATAAGAAAAGGATGAAACAATGTTGGAAGATAGCTTGGGGTTTGACGATAAAATGTGCCCGTCCTTGCGGACGGGCTTCTTTTATACTCCTGCCCCCGGAGCCCGAGGATCTGTGAGTTGCCAAAAGCTGCGGCCGACGCCTCGCGGGTCTGTGCGCAAAAGTCTTGTGGCCACACGTGgcgtcaggctgtctcattacagtttgatctacaaaaaatgcgggaatatttttccaaaaaattgtgacgtcagcaagtTCTTAGCCATAGGCACTTACTAGCCATAAACTTTGCcaaattcaaatcaatttcagaCTCGTCACCCGAAAAGTGTGCCAAAGCCTCAGAACCGCAGTTGATCGCACTGAAATTCGAATACACTGCTGCTACTGCTGCAGAAAATGAAAGTACAACTATATCATGCAATGGACAATATAAGACCATCAACGGAGAAAACTATAGGAAAATCGCTTTTCAGGACCTGGAAACCGTACTAAAACATGCTTCACGGCTCCGCTTATGCCTAGTTGGAGCTCGCCGCATGGTCACCTCTTTTATAAACGCTTTGAAAGCCAAAAAGTGCGTTCACGTGAAGAAATTAGAGCTTGTGTATTGCTCAGCCACAGAGATTCTCGGAATTTTGCCGTGGCTTGATGTTCAAGTTCTCGAGCAGATTCAGTTGTCGGATACTGAAATAAGCAATCAACTTGAGAGGTTTGCTCATCTGGAGcaatggaaaaatgcaaaaatattcaaactatCCGAGTCTCTGTTTTCCTGCAAACGAATTGAATATCTGTTTCACTTCGAACAGTTTTCCATCAAAGTTTCCGATTTTCCAATAGAAATTGCAATTAAAATTCGAGATGTAAGTTTTAACTCTGTGTGTTTTTTCTATCtaaatctgtaaaatttcagGATCTCTTGACAAGAAGTAAATTCCAGAAATGCAAGATCACATTTAAAGGATCAAAGTCAGATCCGGTTGAGcttgcaaaaatgtttcagtatGCTGGTTATAAAGAGTTTTCCatagaatttcgaaattattcaaatgttCCCCAGGAATGGGGGCTTTTTATCGAgagattgaaaaattgtgaagcttgattataattattttttaggtaTCGggataaatatttaaaaaaaaatttcattttgatattttttattgaatagcTGATACAATAACTATCATCGAAATCCCGGAAATTCCGTGAAAACTGCTGGGAACTTGAAAACCCCAAGAATGCTTAACAAGTCATCAACAGATCCCCCAGTCCCTGTTCCTGCAAAAGTTTCTGTAAAAAGTCTGTAGAAGGGTGCTCTGACtacaatctcaaaaaaataaccTAGCTGAAACCCTTTTGCacgcaattttaaaaatctctagAACTTAAATCTCaacagttttaatttttctaaataagctttttcaaaagttttataattaaattctttgaactctttttgattttgctcACGTGCTCTCATTCTACTATCTCTCGATAAGCACGATAACCATCAAGGACACTAAAAAATGACTGTGTGCAACTTTTTAGCATTCCAATTCTACTCCCGTCCGAATTTTACTCAAAACTAACAACATGAACAAGAATTTCGTTTATTAATTTAAGAacgaaaatttattaaaaaataaacaaaatatttttcgggaTATCCCGGAATCAAACTGAAAGGGGTTTTAACAATCTTTCCACCTCGAGTaagaaatagatttttttatgTACAGGTAAATGTCGAAacgaaatattgaatttatcgttatcatttgaaaattcaatctcATATTCATTGCTGCCGGTATAGTCTGGCTTGAatacttttgcaatttcaatcGGATTTGTCTTtgtctttgatttttcaaaataaatcaagCAGCTTTGAAATGTACTCCTTCTCAAAAGatcctgcaaaaaaagaaaatgaactgaaaaacaatatttattatCTTACATCTCTTAATTGTATCGCGGATATCTAAATATatgattggaaa
The nucleotide sequence above comes from Caenorhabditis elegans chromosome III. Encoded proteins:
- the fbxa-22 gene encoding DUF38 domain-containing protein (Predicted), with protein sequence MVTSFINALKAKKCVHVKKLELVYCSATEILGILPWLDVQVLEQIQLSDTEISNQLERFAHLEQWKNAKIFKLSESLFSCKRIEYLFHFEQFSIKVSDFPIEIAIKIRDDLLTRSKFQKCKITFKGSKSDPVELAKMFQYAGYKEFSIEFRNYSNVPQEWGLFIERLKNCEA